The Plasmodium vivax chromosome 12, whole genome shotgun sequence genomic interval ttttccctcccttttggTATTACCTCCGGATCATAATCAGGGAACTCCTTAATCAATTCGAAAATGGCATTTCTCGTTTTTTCTATCAACTGATTGACAGTCATTCCAGGGGTCGGGTAAAAGGGTTCCCCAATCGATAAATACGCAGTTCCCAATTCAAACAGTTTTGATTTGACATTCCATAATTTTCCAGAGGCATGTAATGCACATGGCAATACTTCACAATTATTTTCAATtgcgaatttaaaaaaacctGCTTTGAATAACTGTAACTGTCCATTAATAGAACGTGTGCCTTCAGGAAATACCACTGTGCCTATGTTCATATCTTGGTACTCTTTACATGTTCTCATAACCTCCACTACACTTCCTGGCTTTACTTCCCATCCACCTTTCCCTTTGGTAAAATGAATCGGGATGTCTCCTGCCAAGTACAGCATCGGTCCTGCAATGGGTATTCGAAATAACGAGGCCTTAAAAACGTACTTCAAATTCCATTGCACCGTACCTGCATTAATTACCCACGGGTCTAGAGAAGATAAGTGgttgataaatataatagtTTTGGATGGCTTGTATCCCTTCTTCACTTTCctgattatttttaatctCCAAAATGGGTTCAACGGGCACCACACTGTGTcgaaatgggggggaaatcgCCATCACATGAGGGGTGGCAATGCATACGAAAGGGTATAATAATTTGGGTACCTctccacacacacatatgcatacacatacgCACGTGTGGTTAATTAgcgctttctcctttttcggTGCAGTGGAGCATGTTGGCTGTCcacacttctttttttccttccacatggggatgtttttttttttgcgctctGCTACACCTCGCCCAACTGTGGCTCTCACTCTGGTGGACCCTTTTAAGCAGCCTGCCCATTTTCTACTTACTGAAGTACATGGCAATCCTAAAGCAGTAGCCAAATATCGTTACTCGCGCCTTTTTGTTGCATATAATCAGGGGGAAGAACACAACGATGCATAATAATTGCGAGACAAAAGCAAGAGTGACTAACACCagtatgaagaaataaatgtaagCGGTAGCAATCAACCTAATGACAACATTAGATTGCttgtctccctttttttggggttcttccatttttcctaAAATGTAAGTTAGTTAATATGTTGGGgtgtgggggggggaagagaatGAAATTCTGTTCTTCGCAATTTGGACCTTTTATATGACACTGTTGCTTATAGCATAGTGCGATATTTTTATGGCTGTGTTGTTGTAGCTATATGTGCAGCTTCACAGGGGGAGAAATGGGGAGCAATTATGTAATGCGTGGAATGGTACAAATTGCGGGGAGGCCTACAAATTACGTGGAGGGGCTTTCCCATAGGGGGTATGAACACTTCAGAGGGGATGCATCACATGCAGAGAGGCACTGTCGTCACGCAGGGGGGGCGttcacatgtacatatgtgcttA includes:
- a CDS encoding hypothetical protein, conserved (encoded by transcript PVX_118280A) — its product is MEEPQKKGDKQSNVVIRLIATAYIYFFILVLVTLAFVSQLLCIVVFFPLIICNKKARVTIFGYCFRIAMYFMWCPLNPFWRLKIIRKVKKGYKPSKTIIFINHLSSLDPWVINAGTVQWNLKYVFKASLFRIPIAGPMLYLAGDIPIHFTKGKGGWEVKPGSVVEVMRTCKEYQDMNIGTVVFPEGTRSINGQLQLFKAGFFKFAIENNCEVLPCALHASGKLWNVKSKLFELGTAYLSIGEPFYPTPGMTVNQLIEKTRNAIFELIKEFPDYDPETDKLATEMVKTRGHGL